In one Mycobacterium heckeshornense genomic region, the following are encoded:
- a CDS encoding ISL3 family transposase, producing the protein MVNWSTRLRQPRRSAGVRYAGRSRGCMIAARRGCVICRPGGPSRVSCTPSFDNRVVARARATTRLRTAIGAAIGDAGRAVAEVAAAHGVPWPTAHRAFVAHAEERLCEPAPVAVLGIDETRRGKPRWEQCATTGRWVRVDPWDTGFVDLAGDQGLLGQREGRTGAAVIDWLAERSQEFREAVQFVAIDPAAVYATAIRTPGLLPNATLLVDHFHLVKLGNDALTKVRRRVTWDLRDRRGGKLDPEWAHRRRLLTAWERLSDKNFATMWNAIVAEDDTGQILSAWIAKEELRTLLSTVHAGGDAHLTRHRLHRFLAWCIDSQIPELLTLAATVDTWWPEINAFIATGITNARTEGYNRLVKQVKRAACGFRNQDNSARRIRFHCTRKQRAATQTSC; encoded by the coding sequence ATGGTGAACTGGAGTACGCGATTGAGACAACCGCGGCGATCGGCTGGTGTCCGGTATGCGGGGCGATCGCGCGGTTGCATGATCGCCGCCCGACGTGGGTGCGTGATTTGCCGGCCGGGTGGACCATCCCGGGTTTCGTGCACACCTTCTTTTGACAACCGTGTGGTGGCCCGGGCCCGCGCCACCACACGGTTGCGTACCGCGATCGGTGCGGCGATCGGCGATGCCGGGCGGGCGGTGGCCGAGGTCGCGGCCGCCCACGGGGTACCCTGGCCGACCGCGCACCGCGCGTTCGTCGCGCACGCCGAGGAACGGCTATGCGAACCCGCGCCGGTGGCAGTGCTCGGTATCGACGAGACCCGCCGCGGCAAACCCCGCTGGGAGCAGTGCGCCACGACAGGGCGGTGGGTGCGGGTTGACCCGTGGGACACCGGATTCGTCGATTTAGCCGGAGATCAGGGCTTGTTGGGGCAGCGCGAGGGCCGCACCGGTGCTGCGGTGATCGACTGGCTGGCCGAGCGCAGCCAGGAGTTCCGCGAGGCCGTTCAGTTCGTGGCGATCGACCCGGCCGCGGTCTACGCCACGGCGATCCGCACACCGGGGTTGCTGCCCAATGCCACCCTGCTGGTCGATCACTTCCACCTGGTGAAACTCGGCAACGATGCGTTGACCAAGGTGCGCCGCCGGGTGACCTGGGATCTGCGGGATCGCCGCGGCGGCAAACTCGACCCGGAATGGGCCCACCGCCGGCGCCTGCTGACCGCGTGGGAACGCTTGTCGGACAAGAATTTCGCCACGATGTGGAACGCGATCGTGGCCGAAGACGACACCGGCCAGATCCTGTCGGCGTGGATCGCCAAGGAAGAACTGCGCACCCTGCTGTCCACCGTGCACGCCGGCGGCGATGCGCACCTGACCCGGCATCGGCTGCACCGCTTCCTGGCCTGGTGCATCGACTCGCAGATCCCTGAGCTGCTCACCCTGGCCGCCACCGTCGACACCTGGTGGCCCGAGATCAACGCCTTCATCGCCACCGGTATCACCAACGCCCGCACCGAGGGCTACAACCGGCTCGTCAAACAGGTCAAACGCGCCGCGTGCGGATTCCGGAATCAAGACAATTCGGCACGCCGGATACGATTTCACTGCACCCGCAAACAGCGGGCCGCAACCCAGACGTCATGCTGA